The Nocardia higoensis genome has a segment encoding these proteins:
- a CDS encoding ABC transporter permease, producing the protein MATRYYPPVTRPWVRAAAASLRPVIRIGHTVSFFARAVAAIPAMLEHYRRELVRIQSDITWGNGSIVVGGGTAGVIVVLGASAGAIVGIEAYNALDLLGMGPATGMISSIVSTRELAPVMAALAFAAQAGCRFTAQLGAMRISEEIDAMEALAIRPIPYLVTTRLVAAAITVLPLYVMCLAMNFLTVKLVVLFAGGGAAGTYSHYFGLALAPADIVYSVVKAVVFVVIATTIQCYYGFYAAGGPQGVGIAAGRAMRASITVMLIVNMLLTMAFWGFDAGARFGG; encoded by the coding sequence ATGGCGACTCGCTACTATCCCCCGGTCACCCGGCCATGGGTGAGGGCCGCCGCCGCTTCTCTTCGCCCGGTGATCCGCATCGGGCACACGGTTTCGTTTTTCGCACGCGCGGTGGCCGCGATTCCGGCGATGCTGGAACACTATCGACGAGAGCTCGTACGAATCCAGAGCGACATCACCTGGGGCAACGGGTCGATAGTGGTGGGCGGGGGAACCGCCGGTGTCATCGTCGTGCTCGGCGCCTCCGCGGGAGCGATCGTCGGTATCGAGGCGTACAACGCGCTGGACCTGCTGGGCATGGGACCGGCAACCGGGATGATCTCATCGATCGTGTCGACTCGGGAACTCGCGCCGGTGATGGCTGCGCTGGCCTTCGCCGCCCAAGCGGGCTGCAGGTTCACCGCCCAGTTGGGCGCCATGCGGATCTCCGAGGAGATCGACGCCATGGAGGCGCTCGCCATCCGGCCGATTCCCTATCTGGTCACCACGCGCCTCGTCGCGGCGGCGATCACGGTGTTGCCGCTGTACGTCATGTGCCTGGCGATGAATTTCCTGACAGTGAAGCTCGTCGTGCTGTTCGCTGGGGGAGGGGCGGCAGGTACCTACTCGCACTATTTCGGTCTGGCGCTCGCGCCGGCGGATATCGTCTATTCCGTAGTCAAAGCTGTGGTCTTTGTAGTGATCGCCACCACCATTCAGTGCTACTACGGCTTCTATGCCGCCGGTGGACCCCAGGGCGTGGGGATCGCCGCGGGTCGCGCGATGCGCGCCAGTATCACGGTGATGCTCATCGTCAACATGCTGTTGACCATGGCCTTCTGGGGGTTCGACGCCGGTGCCAGGTTTGGTGGTTGA